Within Metabacillus sp. KUDC1714, the genomic segment GGATCTGGTAGTATCACTGGTGTAAGAACTATTGAAGATGTTCAAAATTTAGTGGATTTACAAAATATTTCTTTTATAAAAGCGATGCAGGATTCAGGGTTTGGTCAAGGTAAGTATCGACAACCTAAGCGGAATGACCTTGACTGCTTTATTGAACTACACATAGAGCAAGGTGAGGTATTAGAAAGAGAAGCAATGCCTATTGGAGTTGTAAGTCATATTGTTGGTCAGAAAAGATATGAAATCACAGTTATTGGGGAGAGCAACCATGCGGGTACGACACCGATGGCTTGGCGTAAAGATGCAATGTATGTGGCATCTGGGCTTATACAATTACTAATTCAGAGAGCAAAAGAAACAAATTCAGATTTAGTAGCAACAGTTGGTCAACTGAATTTAGAGCCGAATATAGCAAATGTTATACCAGGAAAGGCGACATTTACGGTAGATATTCGCCATAGTGATGAGGATGTTATTGACCAATTTTCAAAGAAGTTGTTTAAGGAGTTCCAGTCTATTGCTGATAGACATACTACTGATTTAAAAATTAAAAATTGGATGGATGAAAAGCCAACTAAAATGTGCGAGAAGTTGATTGAAATTTCTGAGTTGATATTAACGAAAGATCAAATACCATATAAAAAAATGGCGAGCGGGGCAGGTCATGATTCACAAATGTTTAGTCCATTTTGTGCAACTTCTTTATTATTTGTACCAAGTCATAAAGGGATAAGTCATTCGCCGCATGAATTTACTAGAACAGAGGATTTAGAAAAAGGAATTCGACTATTAATAAAGCTTTTATATGAATTAGCTTATTAAAGGAGGAGAAGACAATGTTTGCTTTTAATGAAATAAATACCCCATTACGCACCATAATGACTCCTGGACCTGTTGAAGTGGACCCTAGAGTTTTGCGTGCTATGAGTACGCCGGTACTCGGGCAATTTGATCCAGCTTTTACACAGATAATGAATGAAACAATGGAAATGCTTCGTCAAGTGTTCCAAACAAAAAACAGATGGGCATTTCCAATCGATGGAACATCTCGTGCGGGTATTGAAGCTGTGTTGTGCAGCGTTATTGAACAGGGAGATAGAGTGTTAATCCCGATTTATGGTAGATTTGGACATTTGTTAACTGAAATAGCTGAGCGAAGTGGTGCTGATATTCACATTATGGAATGTGAATGGGGAGATGTTTTCGATCAAGAGGAAATTATAAATGAGATAAAAAGGGTGAAACCAAAAGTAGTAGCAATAGTACATGGTGAAACCTCAACTGGTTGTATGCAGCCTTTAGATAAGATTGGGCCTGCCTGCCGAGCGCTTAATGTGTTATGTATCGTTGATGCAGTTGCAACCATCGGCGGAACAGAAGTAAAAGTAGATGAATGGCAGCTTGATGCAGTAATAGGTGGAACTCAAAAGTGTTTGTCTGTTCCTTCAGGTATGGCACCGATTTCGTATAATGATCGTATCGAACAAGTCATCAATGTAAGGAAAAAAGTAGAAAAGGGGATTGCGACAGAGGATGATTTATTAGATGTCAAGCAGCCAATTCGCAGCAACTATTTTGACTTAAGTCAACTGCAAGATTATTGGGGACCTAGAAGATTGAATCATCATACAGAAGCAACTTCAATGCTTTATGCATTACGAGAAGGAACACGAATTGTTTTACAAGAAGGACTAAAAGAACGATTTGAACGACATCTTCTACATGAAAAAGCACTTGTAGAAGGAATTAAAGCAATGGGTTTGAAGTTATTTAATGATGTTCCCTGGAAGCTGCCTATGGTCACATGCATTAACATTCCTGAAGGTATCGATGGTGAGTCAGTAAGAATGATGTTGCTCAGGCAGTTTGGAATTGAGATTGCTAGTTCATTCGGTCCTCTTCAAGGGAAGATTTGGAGGATCGGGACGATGGGATATAGCTGCCGAAAAGAAAATATCTTGTTTGTTCTGGCTGCTCTTGAGGGTGTCCTTATTCGTCACGGTGCTTCAGTCCAGGTAGGGCAAGGATTACAAGCGGCACTTAATGTATATGAGTTACCTCATTTAATAGTGAAGTAGTGTGAAAATGGATGGTTGCAATAAAAATAAATGTCTGAGTCAAGAGATAATTTAGGAAGATGATTTGAAGCGAAAGCCAATTTCTGTTCATGTGGAGGAACGATGATGATTGATAAATGGAATGCATTCGTAGATAAGGATTTGGTCATTGAACAAACAGCGTCTGGAAAGTTAGACGGTTTAACGTTTGCGGTAAAAGATGTATTTGCGATTGAAGATTATACAAGTGGAGCAGGGAATCCTGATTGGCTTCGAACACATGATCCAGCAAAACAACATGCACCGGCTATAAAACGCCTCCTCAATCATGGGGCAAAGCTTAAGGGGACTACACAGACTGATGAACTTATGTACAGCTTGAATGGTGAGAATTTTCATTATGGTACACCTATGAACCCTGAGGCACCTGGTCATATTCCAGGAGGATCTTCTAGTGGATCGGCCGTTGCCGTTTCTTCTGGGCTCGTAGACTTTTCTCTAGGCACAGATACAGGCGGATCTGTTCGTATCCCTTCATCCTATTGTGGGATCTATGGCTTTCGGCCTACTTTCGGTACAGTCCCAATTGAAGGCGTTATTCCTTTAGCGAAAAGCTTTGATACTGTTGGCTGGATGGCTAGGCAACCAAAGTTGTTACTTGATGTCGGTCATATTCTTATAGAGGGTCAAAGTGGGAAGGGGAATTTTAATAAGATTTTCTTAGGGAAAGATGCTTGGGAGCTGTTGGATAAAGAAAACAAAGAGACAATATTAGCTTATATTTCTTCAGTTGAAGAGAGAATGGAAGACAGTGAGTGGATACATATATCAGAAGAAGGTTTAGCAGAATGGGCGAATACGTTTCGTATCATTCAAGGAATTGAGATATGGGAAGAACATGGTGAATGGATTCGTAAGGAGAATCCAACATTTGGCCCTGGTATTGCAGAAAGATTCCACTGGACAAGTACATTGAAAAAGAGTGAGAACAAATCCCGATATGATTTAAGAGAAAAAATTCGCGAATCGTTATCAAACCTTTTAGGAGAAGAAGGGTTATTAGTCATTCCAACTGCTCCTGGAGCAGCGCCATTGGTTCATTTACATGGAGAAAAAGCAGAGCAATATCGAGCAAAAACCATGCAGCTATCATGTATTGCTGGCTTGGCTGGCTTACCACAGGTTACGCTTCCTCTAACAAAAGTGAATGGGCTGCCGATAGGATTATCTTTTATCGCTAATCACAATCAAGACTTGAAATTATTGAGCTTTGTGAAAGAATTTTTTTAGAAAATGAATGTCTGAAAATTCATAAAGAACACATAGTCTTATTCTACCTACCTTTTACTTCTAGTTAATCTGTTAATCAAGCTCTTAATTACTTGTGAAAAGGCATAAAGTGATATAACGATTAATATAAGGAGAATTGATATGAAACTAGCAACTGTGTATGCAGAAGGAGAAGAGGTCGCTGCAATTATTTCTGGTGATAAAGTTCTAACAATTAATACGATAAATGAGATAGCCGGAAAAAGCTGGAGTACAGACCTTTTTAGTATTTTACAAAAGGGCGAATTAGCTGAAATGACTATTTGGTATAAAGAAGAGGGAGGGAATAAATTGGATCAATTCCCTCATTTTTTAGAAGAAATAAAATATGCACCACTCTACCGAAATCCGGGGAAAATCTGGGGAGTCGGTATGAACTATATGGAAAAAGCAATAGAATTGTCAGGAAAGCCGCCGGAAGAAGAACCAGTCATTTTTATGAAGCCAGATACTAGCTTAATTGGTTCAGAGGAATCCATTATGCTACCTTCTCAGTCTAGTGAAGTTACAGCTGAAGCGGAGCTTGCAATCATTATTGGAGAAACCTGCAAAGATGTAAATGTTAAGGATGCCTCTAGAGTTGTCGCTGGCTTTACTACTACTTTAGATATGACTGCAAAGGATATTCATGCTAAAAACCCCCGTTATATGCAGCGATCAAAAAGCTTTGATACGTTTTTCAGCTTTGGTCCATATTTTATAACTGTTGATGAATTTTCTCATATAAAGGATCTTTCTGTAGAAACTGTTTTAAATGGAGAAGTACATCACCGTAATGTCGTTGCGAATATGATGTATCAACCTTGGTGGATTATATCCTTCTTTTCTCATATTATGACTTTACATCCAGAGGATATTATTATGACTGGCACTCCTGGATCTGTGGTGATTCGTGACGGGGATGTGGTTGAATGTCATATTCAGGGATTTAAACCGTTACGAAACCCAGTATCGGTAGTTTCTTAGATAATACATATATTAATCATAGGAGAGTGAGTATGGAACATTTAGATATCCTGATTAAAAATGGAAAAGCTGTTCTTCCTACAGGTGTAACAGAAACTGATATTGGAATAAAAGATGGAAAAATTGCCATTGTGGAAAAAGGAATAATGAATAAAGCAGCTATAGAATGGGATACTGAAAATCAATATATTTTTCCGGGAATGATTGATGTACATGTACACTTTAGTGAACCAGGGAGAGAACACTGGGAAGGGTTCCATACAGGTTCAATGATGATGGCGGCTGGAGGATGTACGACTTATTTTGATATGCCGTTAAATGGAATTCCTTCAACCATAAATCTAGAGGCATTATCTACAAAAGCAGAGATTGGGAATGGAAAATCCTTTATTGACTTTAGCTTATGGGGCGGTCTTGTTCCGGGAAATGAAAAGGATTTAGAAGCTCTTGCTGAAGCTGGTGTGATAGGCTTTAAGGCGTTTCTTTCTTCAACAGGAAATAAAGAGTTTGAGGCAGTTGATGATCTAACTTTATTGAATGGTATGAAAAGAATCGCAAAATTGGGTAAGGTGTTAGCTCTTCATTCAGAAAGTGATGCAATTACGAACTGGTTAAAGGAAGAGAAAGAGAATGAAGGCAAATATAGTGCTGATGATTATTTAGAATCACGTCCGATTATCGCTGAGGTTGAGGCCGTAGAACGTGCCATTTACTATTCAGAACTTACTGGCTGTCCTCTACATTTTGTACACATAAGCTCTGCTAAAGCGATTGAAGTGATTGAGCAGGCAAAACAAAAAGGAATGAATATAACGGTAGAGACTTGTCCTCATTATTTATTATATAACCATGAACATTTAAGAGGATTAGGCACCATTGCTAAATGTGCTCCACCTTTACGTGAAAAAGAAGAGCAACAAAAATTAATTTCTCTTTTAATAGAAAATAAATTTGATATGATCTCATCAGATCATTCTCCATGTCCTTATGAATTAAAAGATCCTAATATGTATAATATGTTTCAAGCGTGGGGTGGAATTAGTGGCGGACAGTTTACATTGTTATCAATGATTGAGCTTGCCCTAAAGTATAAAATACCATTTGATACTGTCGCAAAATGGACAGCATCAGCCCCAGCAGAGAGATTCGGACTAGCGGATCGAAAGGGAAAAATAGCTATAGGTGCTGACGCTGATTTAGCAATTATCACATTAAATGAATCACATACAGTTACGGAAGAAAACTTTTATGCAAAGCATAAACAAAGCTTGTATATGGGACATACTTTCCCATGCCGAATCGTGGGAACTCTTAATAGAGGCAACTTGGTATTTAAAGAGGGAGTAATAGTGGCTCCGATTCCTAATGGCCGTTGGGTAAAGCCATGTGAAAATGCATCAATTAAATCAGTCTAGGCTCTATTGATAGCGAAAATACCTTTCTTCGAACAGAGAAAGGTTTTTTACTTTTGTAAATTTTTTTCACTAATAAATTTAACTATTTCACATTTTAATAATTTAAAGGAATAAACACCCTAATCTCGAATATAAAAAATGAATAGGCAGTAAAAAAGAGATGGGAGAGTAAAAAATGGAATACAAAGTATTAGGAAAAAGTGGTTTGTTAGTGTCAGAGTTATGTTTAGGGGCAATGACCTTTGGGAAGGAAGTAAATGAAGCAGATTCCACTAAAATGATTCATCGCTTTCTAGACCAGGGTGGGAATTTTATTGATACAGCAGATGTTTATGTAGGTGGGGAATCTGAGCGTATTGTTGGTAAGGCAATTAAAGACCGACGCTCAGAAGTTGTATTAGCAACAAAGGTAAGAATGCGTGTAGGTCCACATCCAAATGATTTTGGTTATTCGCGTCGTCGTATTTTAGAGGGAGTTGACCAGAGTCTAAAGCGTTTAAATACAGATTATATTGATCTATATCAGCTTCATGTTTGGGATAATATTACTCCTATTGAAGAGACAATAAGAACGTTAGATGACCTCGTTAGCTCAGGAAAAGTAAGATACATAGGCTGTTCAAACTTTTTAGCTTGGCAAATGATGAAGGCTTTATCTTATAGTGATTTTCATAACCTTGTCCGATTTATTTCGATTCAGCCGCAATATAGTCTATTAAACCGTGAAATGGATAGAGAAGTACTTCCACTTTGTAAAGAAGAAAACGTTGGTGTGATTCCTTGGGCACCTATTGGTGGAGGGTTTTTAACAGGAAAATATAGTAAAGGTGAGGTCCCGACAAGTGGCAGGCTTTCAAATGGTGTTGGGGAATCAAGTTGGGAAAATAGATCCAATGAAAAGAACTTTAAAATATTACAAGCTGTACAAGAAGTGACACATGAAATTGATAAGACGCCTGCTCAAGTAGCATTGAACTGGTTATTAAACAAAGAGGAAATTACATCACCTATATTTGGGGCAAGCAGTTTAGATCAATTTGAAGAAAATATGGGAAGTGTAGGTTGGAAGTTAAGTGAAGAACATTGGGATAACCTTGACAAAGTTAGTAAGCTACCTAGTGAATACCCGACAAGATTTCTTGAAAAGTTTCGTAGGTAGTAAGGACTTTTCCTAATCATAAACTTGAAAAAGAGGCTGGGACAAAACCCACCTCTTAGA encodes:
- the allC gene encoding allantoate deiminase, yielding MVINEKSPALFGQIEEMVEWLGSFGKSKSNGVTRQLYSTEWRCAQKALEKRMNKIGLDVYFDDVGNLFGRLTGSRENTTTILTGSHIDTVIDGGKYDGAYGVIAGMIALQYLYETYGLPKKNIEVVSLCEEEGSRFPMTYWGSGSITGVRTIEDVQNLVDLQNISFIKAMQDSGFGQGKYRQPKRNDLDCFIELHIEQGEVLEREAMPIGVVSHIVGQKRYEITVIGESNHAGTTPMAWRKDAMYVASGLIQLLIQRAKETNSDLVATVGQLNLEPNIANVIPGKATFTVDIRHSDEDVIDQFSKKLFKEFQSIADRHTTDLKIKNWMDEKPTKMCEKLIEISELILTKDQIPYKKMASGAGHDSQMFSPFCATSLLFVPSHKGISHSPHEFTRTEDLEKGIRLLIKLLYELAY
- a CDS encoding pyridoxal-phosphate-dependent aminotransferase family protein — its product is MFAFNEINTPLRTIMTPGPVEVDPRVLRAMSTPVLGQFDPAFTQIMNETMEMLRQVFQTKNRWAFPIDGTSRAGIEAVLCSVIEQGDRVLIPIYGRFGHLLTEIAERSGADIHIMECEWGDVFDQEEIINEIKRVKPKVVAIVHGETSTGCMQPLDKIGPACRALNVLCIVDAVATIGGTEVKVDEWQLDAVIGGTQKCLSVPSGMAPISYNDRIEQVINVRKKVEKGIATEDDLLDVKQPIRSNYFDLSQLQDYWGPRRLNHHTEATSMLYALREGTRIVLQEGLKERFERHLLHEKALVEGIKAMGLKLFNDVPWKLPMVTCINIPEGIDGESVRMMLLRQFGIEIASSFGPLQGKIWRIGTMGYSCRKENILFVLAALEGVLIRHGASVQVGQGLQAALNVYELPHLIVK
- a CDS encoding amidase gives rise to the protein MIDKWNAFVDKDLVIEQTASGKLDGLTFAVKDVFAIEDYTSGAGNPDWLRTHDPAKQHAPAIKRLLNHGAKLKGTTQTDELMYSLNGENFHYGTPMNPEAPGHIPGGSSSGSAVAVSSGLVDFSLGTDTGGSVRIPSSYCGIYGFRPTFGTVPIEGVIPLAKSFDTVGWMARQPKLLLDVGHILIEGQSGKGNFNKIFLGKDAWELLDKENKETILAYISSVEERMEDSEWIHISEEGLAEWANTFRIIQGIEIWEEHGEWIRKENPTFGPGIAERFHWTSTLKKSENKSRYDLREKIRESLSNLLGEEGLLVIPTAPGAAPLVHLHGEKAEQYRAKTMQLSCIAGLAGLPQVTLPLTKVNGLPIGLSFIANHNQDLKLLSFVKEFF
- a CDS encoding fumarylacetoacetate hydrolase family protein; translated protein: MKLATVYAEGEEVAAIISGDKVLTINTINEIAGKSWSTDLFSILQKGELAEMTIWYKEEGGNKLDQFPHFLEEIKYAPLYRNPGKIWGVGMNYMEKAIELSGKPPEEEPVIFMKPDTSLIGSEESIMLPSQSSEVTAEAELAIIIGETCKDVNVKDASRVVAGFTTTLDMTAKDIHAKNPRYMQRSKSFDTFFSFGPYFITVDEFSHIKDLSVETVLNGEVHHRNVVANMMYQPWWIISFFSHIMTLHPEDIIMTGTPGSVVIRDGDVVECHIQGFKPLRNPVSVVS
- a CDS encoding allantoinase, which gives rise to MEHLDILIKNGKAVLPTGVTETDIGIKDGKIAIVEKGIMNKAAIEWDTENQYIFPGMIDVHVHFSEPGREHWEGFHTGSMMMAAGGCTTYFDMPLNGIPSTINLEALSTKAEIGNGKSFIDFSLWGGLVPGNEKDLEALAEAGVIGFKAFLSSTGNKEFEAVDDLTLLNGMKRIAKLGKVLALHSESDAITNWLKEEKENEGKYSADDYLESRPIIAEVEAVERAIYYSELTGCPLHFVHISSAKAIEVIEQAKQKGMNITVETCPHYLLYNHEHLRGLGTIAKCAPPLREKEEQQKLISLLIENKFDMISSDHSPCPYELKDPNMYNMFQAWGGISGGQFTLLSMIELALKYKIPFDTVAKWTASAPAERFGLADRKGKIAIGADADLAIITLNESHTVTEENFYAKHKQSLYMGHTFPCRIVGTLNRGNLVFKEGVIVAPIPNGRWVKPCENASIKSV
- a CDS encoding aldo/keto reductase produces the protein MEYKVLGKSGLLVSELCLGAMTFGKEVNEADSTKMIHRFLDQGGNFIDTADVYVGGESERIVGKAIKDRRSEVVLATKVRMRVGPHPNDFGYSRRRILEGVDQSLKRLNTDYIDLYQLHVWDNITPIEETIRTLDDLVSSGKVRYIGCSNFLAWQMMKALSYSDFHNLVRFISIQPQYSLLNREMDREVLPLCKEENVGVIPWAPIGGGFLTGKYSKGEVPTSGRLSNGVGESSWENRSNEKNFKILQAVQEVTHEIDKTPAQVALNWLLNKEEITSPIFGASSLDQFEENMGSVGWKLSEEHWDNLDKVSKLPSEYPTRFLEKFRR